The DNA sequence GCGGATACCATCTTTATTTTTGGCCAAAACCCTGGCACCAATCATCCCCGTATGCTTACAGACCTGGAAAAAGCCAATCAACGGGGATGTAATATCATTGCGGTAAATCCGCTCAAAGAAGCAGCACTGGAATCGTTCATTCACCCTCAACACGTAACTGAACTATTGCTGCAACGATCTTCAAAGATTGCGACTCAATATATGCAGGTACACATTGGTGGAGATCTGTCCTTAATTAAGGGATTAATTAAATATGTATTGGAGGCTGAAGCCAAACAACCCGGACAGATCGACAGAGAATTTATCGAGCAGCACACAGTTGGTTTTGAAGCACTGAAAGAGGATATTGAAAATACATCCTGGGGAGAGATTCTGTCTCAATCAGGTATATCCAGAGAAGAGATTGTAAAAGCGGCTCAGACCTATCTCAACTCAAAGAATACAATCTTCTGCTGGTGCATGGGAGTCACTCAAAACAAACATGCTGTACTTACGATTCAGTATCTTGTCAATCTGGCTTTGCTGAAAGGCAATATAGGTCGTCCGGGTGCGGGACTTGCACCTGTTCGCGGCCATAGCAACGTGCAGGGCAACAGAACCGTTGGAATTACAGACAACCCTCCTAAAAAATTACTGGAGGGTATTCAAAAAATATTTGGATTCATTCCTCCTGCGCAGAAAGGCTACAATACGGTAGAAGCTATGAATGCTATGTATGAAGGTAAAGCAGGTGTTTTTATTGGTTTAGCAGGTAATTTTATCTCTGCCACACCAGACACGGCCTATTCAGAAGCAGGTATGCGTAAATGTGATCTGACTGTTCATATCAGCACAAAACCCAACCATAGCCATTTTGTGACAGGTAAAGAAGCTTTGATTCTTCCGTGTCTTGGCAGAACAGAAATCGATGTTCAGAACGGGATATCCCAGCAGATTACCGTCGAAGACTCCAATTGTATGGTCCATGCCAGTGAAGGACACAATAAACCTGCCTCTGAACACCTGAAATCAGAATGTACGATCATTGCAGGTATGGCACAAGCAACCCTTCCTCAATCAAAAGTTTCCTGGGATACTCTGGTGAAGGACTATAGCCTGATCCGAACCAAAATTGCAGAGGTATTGCCAGAGTTTGCCAACTACAATCAATTGATTCAGCAACCAGGTGGGTTTTATTTGCGTCCGGCCTCATCCAAACGCGTCTGGAATACAAAGTCAGGAAAAGCTCAGTTCACTTCAGGTGCACTACCCAATCTGCAATTGCAGCCTGGTCAACTAACGATGGCAACCATCCGATCACATGATCAGTTTAATACAACGATTTATGGACTGGAGGATCGCTATCGGAATATTCATGGAGAGCGGGATGTTATTTTTATGCATCCGGAAGATATGGAACAACGTGGAATTCAGAACTTTGACCGGGTAGACATTACCAGTTATGCTCCGGATGGCAGTCAACGAAAGGTTCACAACTTTAAGGTTGTCCCTTATGATATTCCCAAAGGATGTGTGGCAACTTATTATCCGGAGGCAAACCCATTGGTTCCAGTCAGTTCCTACGCCGATGGAAGTATGACCCCTTCATCCAAGTATGTTGTGGTTACTGTACAAAAAACTTTACACTCATAAATCCTTTAAGTCCTTGTTAGACAAAACAAGGACTTTTACTATTCCTCTTCTCTCACTATTGTTATTGGTAAATTCAAACCTTTCTGCAATTGCTGGTAACTTTCTATATTCGATAGATCCTGACTATAGACATTAATTAATAATGTAGAATCAGATTTTAGTATGTTAAATGTATATCCTGCATGACCAGGATAATGCTCAACTATCTTTGCGTTAACCATATATTGTATATATTCAGTAATTGATTTCTTATTTGATGCATCAAGTTTCAGTGTTTTTTTATATTCTACTTTCTGATCATTATACGCAGAACCACAAGTAATTCTATACTTCTCATAATCCAAATAAAAATTCATGTCCCTTTTTGCATAAATTGTCATCATCTCTCTATGTCCACCCCACTCACCACATTCATCAAAATAGGTTTCTATCAATAATCTTTTCTCAGACCCAGAGGAACCTAAGTCTATCTCATCAAAAAAACGATCATTTGAAACTGGATTTGAATGACAAGCAATCTGTAACAATAGGCAAAAAAGAAGGATATATCTCATTTTATTTTTATATGATCTTAATTTATTGAACCATTATTTCCTGGTTAACCGTATTCATTCAACCTTTTACTTTAAATATAACAGATGCCTTCACAATCCAAAAACAACTTCAATGGCATTGCTCCTGTTTATGATCTACTCAGTACACTTATCTTTGGTAATACCCTTTTGAAAGCTCAAAAAGCTTTTCTGCATCTCATTCCTGAAAATGCTACTATTTTGTTTATTGGAGGAGGTACAGGTAAAATTTTACCAGATATCCTTAAGCGAAAGCCACAAGCTATCTGGTATGTAGAAAAGTCAGAAAAGATGTTGCAGCAAGCTCGAAAACGAATCTCCAATCTCTCTATGCTTCCCATTCACTGGATAGAAGGAGATGAAAATCACCCAGTAGTAAAGGAGAATCAGTTTGATGTTGTCCTTACCTTTTTCCTTTTTGACCTATTTGATAAACCAACCTTGCATACATTAATTCAAAGGCTCTATGCATCTCTGAAATCGAATGGGCTATGGATGGTAGCAGACTTTGCACCTCAGAATAAGACCTGGATAGCACGTACACTGATGAAAAGTATGTACACCTTTTTTCGGATAGTCAGTCAGGTACAAGCCTCACAACTGGAATCCTATATAGATATACTGGAATCTTTATCTCTTCATCCTGTTCATAGTAAGCTATTCTATGCCCGAATGATCCAATCTATAGTCTATCGTAAAACTATATGATCAGGATTTAAACCACTTACGCCATCCTTCTGTCAGAAAGCCAATGCCATATCCGGTAAGCTGTGTAAACACTGCCCGTATACTCAATAGGCCAATCCAGATACTATGGGTTTGAACAGTGGCGTGCAGAAAAATCAAACCTACATATAACAGCAAAATCCAACACGCAAGGGTAAACAGGGGCCATCCTGTAAGCAATTGAACCACAAGCCATAACACTAATGAGCAGCAGAACAGAAAGAATAATGCAGGAAACCAGTGTACCAGTTTGAGTTCTTCAGGAAAAAAACGGGATATATTGATACGTGCCCGTCCAAAGAAATGAAGCTGTTTAAAAAATTGACCGAATGTACTGCGTCGTTTGTGATATACATAGGCATCCGGAATCAATCCGGATTGAAATCCAGCCCGGATAATCCGGATACTGAACTCAATGTCTTCTCCCATACGGGTAATGATAAACCCACCCACTTTCTCATATACCTTCCGGGAAAGCCCCATATTAAACGACCGGGGATGAAACTTTCCTCCCAGCGTTTTCTTCTTCCCTCGTATTCCACCTGTTGAGAAAGGAGAGGTCATGGCGTAACTGATGGCTTTTTGCACCTGATTAAAATCTGGGCTAGCTGCATCCGGACCACCATAAAGATCGTATCCGTAGGCATTGAGATCTTTTTCTACTGCTGCCAGATAATGGGTAGGAATAATACAGTCTGAATCAAAAATAATAAAGTAATCTCCGGTGGCGTGCTCAAACCCAAAGTTACGCGTAAACCCCTGTCCACTATTTTCCTTGAAAAAATACCGCACCTCCAATCGGTCTGCAAATGATGCAACAATTTCCTTTGCATCGTTTTTGGAGCCATCTTCTATCACCAAAACTTCAAAGTTTGTATAGGTTTGTTTGGTTAGGGATTCAAGTAACTCCCTAATCTCATCAGGGCGATTGTATAGTGGAATAATGATGGAGTACTTTCTCAAAGCAATGAGTCATTTTGATTTCCGACAAAGATAAAGGCGTTTTATGAAATCAACTGCACCCTCACTGAAAATACATTTTATATAATTGTCTCACACATGATTCAGCCCAAATTTGTGTGTTTATCATATCTGAAAAAAATAGAGCCTACACCATTAAGAGATTGTAGGCTCTAACTTATTTCTGAAAGGGTTCTTCCTATATTTTCTCAGATTCCCAATCATGGTTCTTCCTGTGGCTTCTTCATTTTTTGCTTGCCCAAAAAATGAAGCAAAAAAGGGCAAAAAATTCCAAAGCTTCGCCCCACAGGGCCAACGCTAGGCCCGCGGAATTTTTATCCACACGCACCTACACGACCACACATGATTGAATTAGACTTTTCTCTCTTTGTAACTTTTTTTCCTGAGAAGTTAGGCTGGTTCATGTAAAGTAGAATATTAAAATTTAAAAACCACATTTGCAGACAATCTGCGTAGCATCTGAGGTTCAATGGTTGACCATCCCTTCCAATAGTGTTGATTGGTTATATTGTCTAGTTTCAAAGCAAATCGAAACGATCTCACAGAATAAAATGTCGTTGCATTCAGGATAGTATAGGAAGGTACTGTAAATACTCCTATAGTAGCATTGTTGGATACTTTATTTTCACTTGCATAATTTCCACCTACACCAAATCCCAATCCTTTAGCATTGCCATTAGTAATCGCATAGCTTAACCAAAGATTTGCCAGTGTCTTAGGCCCCGCATTGATAGGACGACGATTCAGGTCAATAGCATCTGTATTCTCATTGATGCTTTCATTGTGGCTGTATCCTGCAATAATATGTAAGCCAGTAACCGGATTAAAAGTAATATCTGTCTCAAATCCGCGGCTATACATATCTCCATTCTGAATGGTAGTACCTGCAGGTCCGTTATTATCTGCGCGAACTACATTGCTTACATAAATATTGTAGTAACTAATAGTTCCAACCAGTTTGCCTTTTAATGCTTCCAGCTTTACTCCTCCTTCTATCTGATTTGCCTGTGTAGGCTTAAATACACGAATACTTCCATCTGGCTGAGAAGAAGGTGCCACATTCTGGAAACCATTCATATAATTAGCAAAAAGCGAAACCCGATCTTTCACCACCTGATAGATCAAGCCAAGTTTAGGAGATACAGCTGTTTGTGCATAATCTCCACTTTTTGTATTTGTAGATACATCCTTTACACCTTTATTATCAAATCTATCTACCCGAACACTTGCCATTGCCAACAAATTTTCGGTTAGATTCAATACATCTGAAACATAGGCGCTGTATACATAGGTGTTATAAATGTATTTATAGACATAGGGATCTTGTGAAACTTTTGCATCTACAGCCTGTTTTGTCAGTAACGAGTATCCTGGATCTCCATGTACAGATACTTTATCAAAATAGGTATAAGTTGCGGCATCATTCAATTGCGAATTAAATATATCTATACCCATTACGATACGATTTCGCATGCTACCCAAGTTAAAGTCCCCTATAAAATTTTGCTGGAGATCTGTTGTAGTACCAATGGAATTCTGTAAACCTACAAATCGGGAAAGTGTATCATCATCGGCTCCAATAAACATAGCATACGAGTACAAACCATCTGATTTACGGATACTTCGTGAAAAGGAAGTCTGTGATGTCCAGCTATTAGATAACTTATAGTTCATCTGGCCATATAGGTTCACTGTTGGATTTTTCAGTGTAATATCATTGCTGGTAAACGATTGTGAATAATCCATGTTTAACTCAGCAGGTGTCTTAGCGATTAATTCACGTCCACGATTCAGGAACACCATCAATGGATTGGTAGCTTCTGAGTTATAAAACTCAGCATTCAAAAGAAAGGATAATTTATTGCTTACTTTGTATGAAATAGAAGGAGCAACAAACATAGTTCTTTTAAAACCTGCATCCTGAAAACTACCCTCATATTGATAAGCGCCATTTACACGCAACAATAATGTTTTTTCCTTGTTAACAGGTGTGTTTACATCAACAGACAAACGGTTCAGATCATACCCACCCATTGTGTAAGAGATCTCGCCTCCAGCAGTTTCATAGGGCTTTTTGGTGTTTATATTGATCAACCCACCAAAAGATACCAAACTGCTACCAAATAATGTTCCTGAAGGTCCTTTGATTACCTCTACACTTTCTATATTGGCAGGATCAAGTCCTCCATTGGTTAAGCCAGCTATACCATTTATCATAGAAGGTTGTACAGCAAAGCCTCTGATAGAGAAATAGGCAGCGCCATCTCCTCCACGACCAGTAGCGGACCATAGCTTATCTATTCCCGGACTATTTTTCACAATATCATTAAAGTTGGTAATAACTTGTTCAGTAATTAGTTCCTTTCCTATCACATTATATACCTGAGGATTTTCCAGATTCTTTATAGGCAAACGGGATACATAAGGACTCTCTTTTTTGGAAAATTTATTGGTATTACCAGTAACAACTACCTCTTGTAACTGTTCGGCAGATTCCTGTAATCGTATTTCGTCTACTTGCGTAGTTTTGCCAGCCTCTACTGTTACTTCCTTTTCCTGCGGGGTAAAACCTACAATAGAAGCCTGAAGAGTATAGGTACCTGCATTAGCCCGCAATGTGTAGTTACCCTTTTCATCAGTTACTGTTCCAGCATTACTTCCTTTTAAAGTTACAGTAACAGAGGGAGCGACTTGCCCTTCAACTGTTTTGATAGTTCCCCTCAAAATGCCTTTTTGGGCATATACGCTAATGCTAAACAATAGCAACAATACTAGATTTAGATGTTTCATTGGTTTGTATAAAGTGTAATTGATAGAAGAGTTTTTCTATGATAAGGACATACAGAGATGTCCCTATCATAGCATTGACGAATCAGAATTTATAAGAAACTGAGGCTGCAATATTTCTGGGGTTCATAGGATTATTGTTCAATCCCCACATTTTCTGATCTGTGAGATTATTCAGTTTAAAAGCGAATCTCCATTTAGGCTGATCATAAAATACTGTAGCATCTATCAGTGTATAGGCCGGTAGTGTAAGAGAGCCGCCTTCATTATGTGTATATGCTTCACTTACATAATTACCACCAAAACCTGCCCCCAATCCTTTCGCACCTCCATGAGGCACTTTGTAACTCAACCAAAAGTTTACAAATGTTCCAGGCAACCCTGTGGTAGTACCTTCAGTGCCTTCATCAGCTTTTATATATTTATACTCATTGGTTCCAAAACCTGCTATAACAGATAAACCTGTAATAGGCTCAGCGATAATATCAACCTCTAACCCTTTGCTTCGCTGTTTTCCATCCTGAATAGAATATCCTGCACGAGAGGG is a window from the Xanthocytophaga agilis genome containing:
- a CDS encoding TonB-dependent receptor; its protein translation is MKHLNLVLLLLFSISVYAQKGILRGTIKTVEGQVAPSVTVTLKGSNAGTVTDEKGNYTLRANAGTYTLQASIVGFTPQEKEVTVEAGKTTQVDEIRLQESAEQLQEVVVTGNTNKFSKKESPYVSRLPIKNLENPQVYNVIGKELITEQVITNFNDIVKNSPGIDKLWSATGRGGDGAAYFSIRGFAVQPSMINGIAGLTNGGLDPANIESVEVIKGPSGTLFGSSLVSFGGLININTKKPYETAGGEISYTMGGYDLNRLSVDVNTPVNKEKTLLLRVNGAYQYEGSFQDAGFKRTMFVAPSISYKVSNKLSFLLNAEFYNSEATNPLMVFLNRGRELIAKTPAELNMDYSQSFTSNDITLKNPTVNLYGQMNYKLSNSWTSQTSFSRSIRKSDGLYSYAMFIGADDDTLSRFVGLQNSIGTTTDLQQNFIGDFNLGSMRNRIVMGIDIFNSQLNDAATYTYFDKVSVHGDPGYSLLTKQAVDAKVSQDPYVYKYIYNTYVYSAYVSDVLNLTENLLAMASVRVDRFDNKGVKDVSTNTKSGDYAQTAVSPKLGLIYQVVKDRVSLFANYMNGFQNVAPSSQPDGSIRVFKPTQANQIEGGVKLEALKGKLVGTISYYNIYVSNVVRADNNGPAGTTIQNGDMYSRGFETDITFNPVTGLHIIAGYSHNESINENTDAIDLNRRPINAGPKTLANLWLSYAITNGNAKGLGFGVGGNYASENKVSNNATIGVFTVPSYTILNATTFYSVRSFRFALKLDNITNQHYWKGWSTIEPQMLRRLSANVVFKF
- a CDS encoding FdhF/YdeP family oxidoreductase, with the translated sequence MSTTNKPHPYKHPAGNFAALTTVLKRLSENKSLLTATPVLAKLNKHGGVDCPSCAWPDPKKTHFAEFCENGAKAIASETTKIRANADFFRKYTVSELYKKDGYWLEQQGRLTEPMWYNAATDHYEPISWQNAFQKIAQHLNKLPDPNQALFYTSGRASNESAFLFQLFAREYGTNNMPDCSNMCHEATSVALAEVVGVGKSTIELEDYEKADTIFIFGQNPGTNHPRMLTDLEKANQRGCNIIAVNPLKEAALESFIHPQHVTELLLQRSSKIATQYMQVHIGGDLSLIKGLIKYVLEAEAKQPGQIDREFIEQHTVGFEALKEDIENTSWGEILSQSGISREEIVKAAQTYLNSKNTIFCWCMGVTQNKHAVLTIQYLVNLALLKGNIGRPGAGLAPVRGHSNVQGNRTVGITDNPPKKLLEGIQKIFGFIPPAQKGYNTVEAMNAMYEGKAGVFIGLAGNFISATPDTAYSEAGMRKCDLTVHISTKPNHSHFVTGKEALILPCLGRTEIDVQNGISQQITVEDSNCMVHASEGHNKPASEHLKSECTIIAGMAQATLPQSKVSWDTLVKDYSLIRTKIAEVLPEFANYNQLIQQPGGFYLRPASSKRVWNTKSGKAQFTSGALPNLQLQPGQLTMATIRSHDQFNTTIYGLEDRYRNIHGERDVIFMHPEDMEQRGIQNFDRVDITSYAPDGSQRKVHNFKVVPYDIPKGCVATYYPEANPLVPVSSYADGSMTPSSKYVVVTVQKTLHS
- a CDS encoding class I SAM-dependent methyltransferase is translated as MPSQSKNNFNGIAPVYDLLSTLIFGNTLLKAQKAFLHLIPENATILFIGGGTGKILPDILKRKPQAIWYVEKSEKMLQQARKRISNLSMLPIHWIEGDENHPVVKENQFDVVLTFFLFDLFDKPTLHTLIQRLYASLKSNGLWMVADFAPQNKTWIARTLMKSMYTFFRIVSQVQASQLESYIDILESLSLHPVHSKLFYARMIQSIVYRKTI
- a CDS encoding glycosyltransferase, giving the protein MRKYSIIIPLYNRPDEIRELLESLTKQTYTNFEVLVIEDGSKNDAKEIVASFADRLEVRYFFKENSGQGFTRNFGFEHATGDYFIIFDSDCIIPTHYLAAVEKDLNAYGYDLYGGPDAASPDFNQVQKAISYAMTSPFSTGGIRGKKKTLGGKFHPRSFNMGLSRKVYEKVGGFIITRMGEDIEFSIRIIRAGFQSGLIPDAYVYHKRRSTFGQFFKQLHFFGRARINISRFFPEELKLVHWFPALFFLFCCSLVLWLVVQLLTGWPLFTLACWILLLYVGLIFLHATVQTHSIWIGLLSIRAVFTQLTGYGIGFLTEGWRKWFKS